A genomic segment from Canis lupus dingo isolate Sandy chromosome 23, ASM325472v2, whole genome shotgun sequence encodes:
- the RBP1 gene encoding retinol-binding protein 1: MPVDFTGYWKMLANENFEEYLRALDVNVALRKIANLLKPDKEIVQDGDHMIIRTLSTFRNYIMDFQVGKEFEEDLTGIDDRKCMTTVSWDGDKLECVQKGEKEGRGWTQWIEGDELHLEMRVQGVVCKQVFKKVQ; this comes from the exons aTGCCGGTCGACTTCACCGGGTACTGGAAGATGCTGGCCAACGAGAATTTCGAGGAGTACCTGCGCGCGCTCG ATGTCAATGTGGCCTTGCGCAAAATTGCCAACTTGCTGAAGCCGGACAAAGAGATCGTGCAGGACGGCGACCATATGATCATCCGCACGCTGAGCACTTTCAGGAACTATATCATGGACTTCCAGGTTGGGAAGGAGTTTGAGGAGGATCTGACGGGCATAGATGACCGCAAGTGCATG ACCACCGTGAGCTGGGACGGGGACAAGCTCGAGTGTGTGCAGAAGGGTGAAAAGGAGGGACGTGGCTGGACCCAGTGGATTGAGGGTGACGAGCTGCACCTG GAGATGAGAGTGCAAGGTGTGGTCTGCAAGCAAGTATTCAAGAAGGTACAGTGA